Proteins found in one Thalassomonas actiniarum genomic segment:
- a CDS encoding HU family DNA-binding protein, translating into MNKSELVEKMAEGADISKAAAGRALDSFIGAVTEELKNGGDVALVGFGTFKVTDRAARTGRNPQTGAEIQIAAAKMPGFKAGKGLKDTVNA; encoded by the coding sequence ATGAACAAAAGTGAATTAGTAGAAAAAATGGCCGAAGGCGCTGATATCTCCAAAGCCGCTGCTGGACGTGCGTTAGACAGCTTTATAGGCGCCGTAACTGAAGAGTTAAAAAATGGCGGTGACGTAGCGCTTGTTGGTTTTGGTACTTTTAAAGTAACTGACCGTGCTGCCCGTACTGGCCGTAACCCGCAAACTGGCGCAGAAATCCAAATCGCTGCTGCTAAAATGCCTGGCTTCAAAGCTGGTAAAGGTTTAAAAGACACAGTAAACGCATAA
- a CDS encoding GntR family transcriptional regulator, with the protein MTTQWHADTPIYIQLYQQVITRILDGYILEGEALPSVRKVAADYQVNPLTISKAYQMLQDEGIVEKQRGKGLFVKQGVLEFVLKRERETFLSQQWPEILQQISRLKLSPEQLLALSSEKNTEHNND; encoded by the coding sequence ATGACGACACAATGGCATGCAGATACGCCCATCTACATCCAGCTATACCAACAAGTGATCACCCGCATCCTTGACGGTTATATTCTTGAAGGCGAGGCGCTGCCGTCGGTAAGGAAAGTAGCCGCCGACTACCAGGTAAATCCACTGACCATATCTAAGGCGTATCAAATGTTGCAAGACGAAGGGATCGTTGAAAAACAACGGGGCAAGGGGCTGTTTGTGAAACAAGGGGTACTGGAGTTTGTACTCAAGCGCGAACGGGAAACTTTCCTGTCACAGCAGTGGCCGGAAATTTTACAGCAAATCAGCCGCCTCAAATTATCCCCGGAGCAATTACTGGCCCTAAGTTCAGAAAAAAACACGGAGCACAACAATGACTAA
- a CDS encoding hydrogen peroxide-inducible genes activator: MISLKQLHYALAIEKTLHFKKAAEACNVSQSTLSIAINELEKHLGVTIFERNNKQVLITDNGRLILNKAKKIKLELDELLQVSQINKQPFSSPMTIGVIPTIGPYLLPKVLPEMRKKYPDIRLKIVEEQSHVLVDKVRSGDIDAAVLALPFPIEGLMRFDFWQEDFYWVSHKDECPSQMQEITSEELEVEKLMLLREGHCLKDHALAACSLQSQQQNADFDSSSLHTLVQMVAGKLGSTLVPQMALDQLIYDESELRAVHLNEPGPHRTIALVIRPNYVRTNEIILLQGIFHAQLTEKCELIKSGF; encoded by the coding sequence ATGATTTCATTAAAACAACTCCATTATGCACTGGCAATAGAGAAGACACTGCATTTTAAAAAAGCTGCTGAAGCTTGTAATGTCTCGCAATCGACTTTAAGTATTGCCATTAATGAGCTTGAGAAGCACTTGGGGGTCACCATCTTTGAGCGGAATAACAAACAGGTGCTGATCACGGATAACGGTCGGTTGATCCTCAATAAAGCGAAAAAGATCAAACTGGAATTAGACGAACTTTTACAAGTCTCACAAATAAATAAGCAGCCTTTTTCCAGCCCGATGACGATAGGGGTTATCCCGACTATCGGCCCTTACCTGCTGCCAAAAGTGTTGCCCGAGATGCGAAAAAAATACCCGGATATCAGGTTGAAAATCGTTGAAGAACAATCTCATGTACTGGTTGATAAGGTGAGAAGCGGTGACATAGATGCGGCAGTGCTGGCCTTGCCTTTTCCCATCGAAGGGCTGATGCGTTTTGATTTTTGGCAGGAAGACTTTTATTGGGTGAGTCATAAAGATGAGTGCCCGAGCCAAATGCAGGAAATCACCAGTGAAGAGCTGGAAGTGGAAAAGCTGATGCTGCTTCGGGAGGGGCATTGCTTAAAAGACCATGCCTTGGCCGCCTGCAGTTTGCAGAGCCAGCAACAGAACGCGGACTTTGATTCTTCAAGCTTGCATACCTTAGTACAAATGGTCGCCGGAAAGCTCGGCAGCACCCTGGTGCCGCAGATGGCATTAGATCAATTGATCTATGATGAATCAGAGCTTAGGGCGGTGCACTTAAATGAACCCGGACCTCATAGAACCATTGCCCTGGTGATCAGGCCGAATTATGTCAGGACAAATGAAATTATCTTGTTGCAGGGGATCTTTCATGCTCAGTTAACTGAAAAGTGCGAGTTGATTAAAAGCGGATTTTGA
- a CDS encoding ABC transporter ATP-binding protein, translated as MSDSKTALGREQQATSFLIEELTKVYQSGDTQIHALRGVNMAIPSGEVIVLLGPSGSGKSTFLNIIGGLDQPSAGHVYFRGRDLAAFTEQELTFYRRENIGFVFQAYNLVPSLTALENVALVTEITENAMAPLDALDAVALKDRANHFPAQLSGGEQQRVAIARAIAKRPEVLLCDEPTGALDSETGIMVLKALLEVNQKFGTTCIIITHNASIADLAHRVVHFCDGSVSHVQTNDVRKSAEEMIW; from the coding sequence TTGTCTGACAGTAAGACGGCATTGGGACGCGAACAGCAGGCAACGAGCTTTTTGATTGAGGAGCTTACCAAGGTATATCAGTCGGGGGATACCCAAATCCATGCCCTGCGCGGCGTGAACATGGCGATCCCTTCGGGGGAAGTCATTGTCTTGCTCGGCCCTTCCGGCAGCGGCAAATCGACTTTTTTAAATATCATCGGCGGCCTGGATCAGCCCAGTGCCGGCCATGTCTATTTCCGCGGCCGCGATCTTGCCGCTTTTACGGAACAGGAGCTGACCTTTTATCGCCGGGAAAATATCGGTTTTGTCTTTCAGGCCTATAACCTGGTGCCGAGCCTGACCGCGCTGGAAAATGTCGCCCTGGTCACGGAAATTACCGAAAATGCCATGGCGCCGCTTGATGCCCTTGATGCGGTGGCTTTAAAGGACAGGGCCAATCATTTCCCCGCCCAGCTGTCCGGAGGCGAACAGCAAAGGGTCGCCATTGCCAGGGCAATTGCCAAACGCCCGGAAGTCCTGTTGTGTGATGAACCCACCGGGGCATTGGACAGCGAAACCGGCATTATGGTGTTAAAAGCCCTGCTCGAGGTGAACCAGAAGTTTGGCACCACCTGCATCATCATTACCCATAATGCCTCAATTGCCGATCTTGCCCACCGGGTGGTGCATTTTTGTGACGGCAGTGTCAGCCATGTACAAACCAATGATGTCAGAAAAAGCGCGGAAGAAATGATTTGGTGA
- a CDS encoding efflux RND transporter periplasmic adaptor subunit, whose translation MKVKQVKYLIKLLLGLVVVALLIFAFIPEPVKVDMFTVAKGNLLVTLEGEGKTRIHDIYTVYAPIDGRITRIESEPGDRVTAAETIIANMFPANPQFLDKRRETQAKADIEGARAALSLAKARVKQAQAELEFELSDFKRTELLYRQQTVSKAHLERAQLRIKTLKAELETALSNQEVMESRLAAARAMLVQPEEQEEAGNGGDCHICIHSPVDGRVLRILHKSESIVAVGTPLVEIGNPADLEVSIEMLSTNAVKVKPGDEALIKRWGGEQDIRARVRLIEPSGFTKISALGVEEQRVNVILAFTDPAAKWQSLGDAFRVEAAIIIDKAENVISVPLSALFRQEEQWSVFKVVDGYVVLQQVEVGRRNDRFAEITSGLQAGEQVISYPGNKVSAGVRVEKR comes from the coding sequence ATGAAAGTCAAACAGGTGAAGTATCTGATTAAATTGCTGCTGGGGCTGGTGGTGGTGGCATTACTGATCTTTGCTTTTATTCCCGAGCCGGTGAAGGTGGATATGTTTACTGTCGCCAAAGGTAATTTGCTGGTGACTTTAGAAGGCGAAGGTAAAACCCGTATCCATGATATTTATACCGTTTATGCTCCCATAGATGGCCGTATCACCCGGATTGAGAGCGAGCCGGGTGACAGGGTAACCGCCGCCGAAACCATTATTGCCAATATGTTCCCCGCCAATCCCCAGTTTTTGGATAAACGCCGGGAAACCCAGGCGAAAGCGGATATTGAAGGGGCGAGGGCAGCGCTGTCACTGGCTAAGGCCAGGGTGAAACAGGCGCAGGCGGAGCTGGAATTTGAACTTTCTGATTTTAAACGTACCGAATTGCTTTATCGCCAGCAAACGGTATCTAAAGCCCATTTAGAGCGGGCACAATTGCGCATTAAAACCCTTAAGGCGGAGCTGGAAACCGCGCTATCCAACCAGGAAGTAATGGAGTCACGCCTGGCGGCGGCCCGCGCCATGCTGGTACAGCCGGAAGAGCAGGAAGAGGCAGGCAACGGCGGCGATTGTCATATTTGCATTCATTCGCCGGTGGATGGCCGGGTGCTGAGAATATTGCATAAGAGCGAAAGTATTGTCGCGGTGGGGACACCGCTGGTGGAAATAGGCAATCCGGCGGATCTGGAAGTCAGCATTGAAATGCTGTCCACCAATGCGGTGAAAGTTAAACCCGGCGACGAGGCCCTGATCAAGCGCTGGGGAGGGGAGCAAGATATCAGGGCCAGGGTGCGCTTGATAGAACCTTCCGGTTTCACCAAGATTTCCGCCCTCGGTGTTGAAGAGCAAAGGGTTAATGTTATTTTAGCTTTTACCGACCCGGCGGCAAAATGGCAAAGCCTGGGGGATGCTTTCAGGGTGGAAGCCGCCATTATCATCGACAAGGCGGAAAATGTGATTTCTGTGCCTTTATCTGCCTTGTTCAGGCAAGAGGAGCAATGGTCGGTTTTTAAAGTGGTGGATGGCTATGTGGTGTTGCAGCAGGTGGAGGTCGGCAGGCGTAATGACAGGTTTGCGGAAATTACTTCCGGCTTGCAAGCGGGTGAGCAAGTGATCAGCTATCCGGGCAATAAAGTGTCTGCCGGTGTGCGGGTTGAAAAAAGGTAG
- a CDS encoding M28 family metallopeptidase: MAAKDLPRVPPTEQPILRTIQAEVSAEQVKRTVTELVGFGTRHTLSETQSDTRGIGAARRWIKSEFEQISARCDGCLEVVVQKQTFSGEKRIPQPTEVVNIVAIQRGTLDPNRYIIMTGDIDSRVTDPLDATSDSPGANDNASGIAGVLEAARVLSQHKFAGTLVYAALSGEEQGLFGGKIMAGIAKKEGWRVEAVINNDMIGNISGINGVTNNATARVFSEGTRFVETAEEARKRRFTGGEVDSPSRNIARYIDKIADNYIPNLDVMMVYRLDRFGRGGHHRPFNEVGFPGVRIMETNEHYDRQHQNLRNENGRQFGDVLAGVNFPYNAKLTSLNAVTLAAMAWAPPPPAEVEITGAVKASTTLSWQRPQGKMAENLAGYRLHWRLTTEPTWTRSQYVGDVTEFQLKNIVIDNYFFGVSSVSKDGFESPVVFPGPAGSFGGYQ, encoded by the coding sequence ATGGCCGCAAAAGATTTGCCCCGGGTGCCGCCGACAGAGCAGCCCATACTGAGAACAATCCAGGCAGAAGTGAGTGCCGAGCAGGTTAAACGAACGGTGACTGAACTCGTGGGTTTTGGCACCCGGCATACCTTGTCAGAAACACAATCAGATACCCGGGGGATCGGCGCCGCCAGACGCTGGATAAAAAGCGAATTTGAGCAAATTTCGGCTCGGTGTGATGGTTGTTTAGAAGTGGTTGTACAAAAACAGACGTTTTCCGGTGAAAAACGCATTCCCCAGCCAACAGAAGTGGTTAATATTGTCGCCATCCAACGGGGCACTTTAGATCCTAACCGCTATATCATCATGACCGGCGATATAGATTCACGGGTCACCGATCCCTTAGATGCCACCAGTGACTCCCCCGGTGCCAATGATAATGCCTCAGGCATCGCCGGTGTACTTGAAGCAGCCCGGGTACTGTCGCAGCATAAATTTGCCGGCACTCTTGTTTATGCTGCCTTGTCGGGAGAAGAGCAGGGATTATTTGGCGGCAAAATCATGGCCGGCATAGCGAAAAAAGAAGGCTGGCGTGTCGAAGCAGTGATTAATAACGACATGATAGGCAACATTTCTGGTATCAATGGTGTTACCAATAATGCCACGGCACGGGTCTTTTCAGAAGGCACCCGCTTTGTTGAAACCGCTGAAGAAGCACGTAAGCGTCGTTTCACCGGCGGTGAAGTCGACTCTCCCTCCCGCAATATCGCCCGCTATATTGACAAAATTGCCGATAATTACATCCCCAATCTTGATGTGATGATGGTTTACCGGCTCGATCGCTTTGGCCGCGGCGGTCACCACCGGCCGTTTAATGAAGTGGGTTTCCCCGGCGTACGGATCATGGAAACCAATGAACATTATGATCGCCAACATCAAAACTTACGCAACGAGAACGGCCGTCAATTCGGTGATGTGCTTGCCGGTGTCAACTTTCCCTATAACGCCAAGCTGACATCATTAAATGCCGTCACCCTGGCCGCTATGGCCTGGGCGCCGCCACCGCCGGCTGAAGTGGAAATTACCGGTGCGGTAAAAGCCTCGACCACACTGAGCTGGCAACGACCCCAAGGTAAAATGGCGGAAAATTTGGCCGGCTATCGACTTCATTGGCGTTTGACCACAGAGCCTACCTGGACCCGCAGTCAATATGTCGGTGATGTGACTGAATTTCAATTAAAGAACATCGTCATTGATAACTACTTCTTTGGCGTCAGCAGTGTTTCCAAAGATGGCTTTGAGAGCCCGGTCGTTTTCCCCGGCCCAGCCGGATCTTTCGGCGGTTATCAGTAA
- a CDS encoding ABC transporter ATP-binding protein, with protein MTKLISLSGLTKSYKNKQVLSDINLTVQAGQILGLVGPNGAGKTTCLQAILGLIDFDGRLDVLGYNPKKQRRDMLEDVAYIADVAVLPKWLKVEQALTYMAGIHKNFNRKKAESFLAKTNIEHKVKIKTLSKGMVTQLHLALILAIDAKVLILDEPTLGLDLLTRRQFYRHLLEDFYQEDKCIIVTTHQIEEVEHILTDVAFIRDGKILMSADVDDIRSRYQLLAVPDKHLEQAKTLKPLFANPLMGLTSMLFEHKKKDELTPLGNITTPSLADIFVGVMNKEAC; from the coding sequence ATGACTAAATTAATCTCCCTGTCGGGATTAACTAAATCCTATAAAAACAAACAAGTCCTCTCGGATATCAATTTAACCGTGCAAGCCGGACAGATTTTAGGCCTGGTAGGCCCCAACGGCGCAGGAAAAACCACTTGCCTGCAAGCCATACTCGGCTTAATCGACTTTGACGGCCGGCTGGATGTACTCGGTTATAATCCAAAAAAACAACGCCGGGACATGCTCGAAGATGTTGCCTATATTGCCGATGTCGCCGTATTGCCTAAATGGTTAAAGGTAGAGCAGGCATTGACTTACATGGCCGGTATCCATAAAAACTTTAACCGAAAAAAAGCCGAGAGCTTTTTGGCAAAAACCAATATCGAGCACAAGGTAAAAATAAAAACCTTATCCAAGGGCATGGTAACCCAATTGCACCTCGCCCTGATACTGGCAATCGATGCCAAGGTACTGATCCTCGATGAACCGACACTGGGCCTGGACCTGCTCACCCGCCGCCAGTTTTATCGCCATTTGCTGGAAGACTTCTATCAGGAAGATAAGTGCATTATCGTCACCACCCACCAGATAGAGGAAGTTGAACATATTCTTACCGACGTCGCCTTTATCCGGGACGGAAAAATTCTGATGTCGGCAGACGTTGACGACATTCGCAGCCGATATCAATTGCTGGCGGTGCCGGATAAACACCTGGAACAGGCAAAAACCTTAAAACCCCTGTTCGCCAACCCCTTGATGGGATTGACCTCTATGTTATTCGAGCACAAGAAAAAAGATGAGTTAACGCCCCTGGGCAATATCACCACTCCCAGCCTGGCAGATATTTTTGTCGGCGTCATGAACAAGGAGGCCTGCTAA
- a CDS encoding ABC transporter permease has product MIGALNQKLIRDIWKIKGQMTAIILVMAAGIAVYVIMFGVLDSLRLTQQTYYERYRFADVFASLKRAPEAVKQRVQEIPGVSVSQSRVRFGVTLQMPDMLEPATGMVLSLPDGKQPLLNRLYLRTGRMLYANEADAILVDESFFIAHRLALGDKVTMVIYGHRRSFKIVGVVLSPEYVYSIAPGALMPDNKRFGIFWMGRRALAAAVNMKGAFNDLSLSLERNANTERVKEQLDLLLKPYGGLLAFDRREQISNFFLENELKQLEAMGVMAPVIFLSVAAFLIYVVMSRQVTTQREQIGMLKAVGYSDREIIFHYLKMVLVITGCGAVIGLALGAWMGVGMTKMYAEFFRFPILKYSFSFQVMIFAVLLCTLAAIAGTLMAIRSAARLPPAEAMRVQSPAEFKQTLFERLGLHRHLSFLSRIVFRQLERRPWRALFSALGMAMAMAILVFSFFMEDSMSYLMDVQYELIQREDVNLSFVEAVPYRALEEIKVIPGVLRIEPLRSLAVNLKFKHYQKRTAIIGLTAKPELFRVIKEDLQRFELPPTGLVMNEKLAQILQVKKGDILTVEVLEEKRQTLHIPVSGIIKEFIGLGVYMEISRLNFLLDSPAKITGASLMTDNNNSMLLYKKIKDIPKVVGLNITSVLRRIFEELMAENLLKMVSTNMLFACFISFGVIYNTARITLSERGRELASLRVLGLTRREVAYLLFGELGVITLFSLPLGIWIGQGLVQGMVSSMDSELFRIPVYLEKSTYGYAVAIVLVSTLVSFYLVWYQLDRLDLVSAQKGVE; this is encoded by the coding sequence ATGATAGGGGCTCTGAATCAAAAACTGATCAGGGATATCTGGAAGATAAAGGGACAGATGACGGCGATCATCCTGGTGATGGCGGCGGGGATTGCCGTCTATGTCATCATGTTCGGGGTGCTTGACAGCCTGCGCCTGACCCAGCAAACCTATTATGAGCGTTACCGTTTTGCCGATGTTTTTGCGTCCCTGAAACGTGCTCCCGAGGCGGTTAAACAACGCGTCCAGGAAATTCCCGGGGTTTCGGTGAGCCAAAGCCGGGTCCGTTTTGGCGTGACCCTGCAGATGCCGGATATGTTAGAGCCCGCCACCGGCATGGTGCTGTCGCTGCCTGACGGCAAGCAGCCGCTGCTTAACCGGCTCTATCTGCGCACCGGGCGTATGCTCTATGCCAATGAAGCAGATGCCATTCTCGTTGATGAAAGCTTTTTTATCGCCCACCGTTTAGCCCTGGGGGATAAGGTCACTATGGTGATTTATGGCCATCGCCGCAGCTTTAAAATTGTCGGTGTGGTGCTCTCGCCGGAATATGTGTACAGCATAGCGCCGGGGGCCTTGATGCCTGATAATAAAAGGTTTGGCATTTTCTGGATGGGGCGGCGTGCGCTGGCAGCGGCGGTGAATATGAAAGGGGCGTTTAATGATTTGTCCCTGAGTTTAGAGCGTAACGCCAATACCGAGCGGGTTAAAGAGCAGCTCGACCTGCTGCTAAAACCCTACGGCGGTTTGCTCGCCTTTGACAGGCGGGAGCAAATCTCCAATTTCTTTCTCGAAAATGAATTAAAGCAGCTGGAGGCGATGGGGGTGATGGCGCCGGTAATTTTTCTCAGCGTGGCGGCGTTTTTAATTTATGTGGTTATGTCGCGCCAGGTAACGACCCAGCGGGAGCAAATCGGCATGCTTAAGGCGGTGGGCTATAGCGACCGGGAGATCATTTTCCATTATTTAAAAATGGTACTGGTGATCACCGGCTGTGGCGCTGTGATAGGTTTGGCGCTCGGTGCCTGGATGGGAGTGGGCATGACCAAGATGTATGCCGAGTTTTTCCGTTTCCCCATTCTTAAATACAGCTTTTCCTTTCAGGTGATGATTTTTGCCGTATTGCTGTGCACCCTGGCAGCCATTGCCGGCACCCTGATGGCGATTCGCAGCGCGGCACGTTTGCCGCCGGCGGAGGCGATGCGAGTGCAAAGCCCGGCGGAGTTTAAACAGACCCTGTTTGAGCGGCTGGGGCTGCACCGCCATTTGTCTTTTCTTAGCCGGATCGTTTTCAGGCAATTGGAGCGGCGCCCCTGGCGGGCGCTGTTTTCCGCCCTGGGTATGGCGATGGCGATGGCTATCCTGGTGTTCAGTTTTTTTATGGAAGATTCCATGAGTTACCTGATGGATGTGCAATATGAGCTGATCCAGCGGGAAGATGTGAACCTGAGTTTTGTCGAAGCCGTGCCTTACCGGGCGCTGGAAGAAATCAAGGTCATTCCCGGGGTGCTGCGCATTGAGCCTTTGCGCAGTCTTGCGGTGAATTTGAAGTTTAAACATTATCAAAAACGCACGGCGATCATAGGTTTAACGGCAAAACCCGAGCTGTTTAGGGTGATCAAGGAGGATTTGCAGCGTTTTGAGTTGCCGCCGACCGGTTTGGTCATGAATGAGAAGCTGGCACAGATCCTCCAGGTTAAAAAGGGCGATATCCTGACGGTAGAGGTGCTGGAGGAAAAACGCCAGACCCTGCACATTCCGGTAAGCGGCATCATTAAAGAGTTTATTGGCCTCGGGGTTTATATGGAGATCAGCCGCCTGAATTTCTTGCTTGATAGTCCGGCAAAAATCACCGGTGCCTCGTTAATGACCGACAATAACAACAGCATGCTCCTGTATAAAAAAATTAAAGATATCCCCAAGGTTGTCGGTCTGAATATTACTTCTGTGCTCAGGCGTATTTTTGAAGAGTTGATGGCGGAAAACCTGTTAAAAATGGTCAGCACCAACATGCTGTTTGCCTGTTTTATCAGTTTCGGGGTGATTTATAACACCGCCCGCATTACCTTGTCGGAAAGGGGGCGGGAGCTGGCCAGTTTGCGGGTGTTGGGCCTAACCCGGCGGGAAGTGGCCTATCTGCTCTTTGGTGAGCTTGGGGTGATCACTTTGTTTTCCCTGCCGCTGGGCATATGGATAGGGCAGGGCCTGGTGCAGGGCATGGTTTCCTCTATGGACAGTGAGCTGTTTCGCATTCCTGTCTATCTGGAAAAGTCTACTTATGGTTATGCGGTAGCTATAGTGCTGGTGAGCACCCTGGTGTCATTTTACCTGGTATGGTATCAGCTGGATCGCCTGGATCTGGTGAGCGCACAAAAAGGGGTTGAATAA
- the katG gene encoding catalase/peroxidase HPI, with the protein MFKNTLPIVAISVALSSAALSTTVQASGEAKTNQFWWPEQLNLSPLRQHSEESNPYGAQFNYAKAFATLDLKQLKKDIQTTLTDSQTWWPADWGHYGPLMIRMAWHSAGVYRVHDGRGGAAGGQQRFDPLNSWPDNANLDKARRLLWPVKQKYGRKLSWADLMVLSGNVALESMGFKTFGFAGGRSDDWEPDLVYWGPETAFLDDKRRDKKGKLKGPLAAVEMGLIYVNPVGPHGNPDPLLAAKDIRMSFGRMAMNDEEIVALIAGGHTLGKAHGAKKPDKCVGVEPAAAEIEAQGLGWKNKCGTGKGADTSTSGLEGAWTVTPTQWSSNFLDNLMNFNWIQSKSPAGAIQWIPDDKAAANLVPDAHIANKRHAPIMLTTDLALKEDPGFRKIVERFQKDPSEFDRAFARAWFKLTHRDMGPRARYVGAEVPSEVLLWQDPLPGVKHRLINAKDIAKLKKQLLDSGLTNSELIRTAWAAAASHRVTDMRGGVNGARIRLEPQKNWQVNNPAELNKVLAKLESIQAKYNSKSANKQVSLADLIVLGSAAAIESAAKQAGHHLEVPFKPGRTDASQAQTDIESFNYLQPTADGFRNYYSKTSYMSPAEMLIDKANLLGLNVPEMTVLVGGMRALNANYDGSALGVFTDQPGVLTNDFFVNLLDMSTTWTKAKGNTGIYQGHDRASGKLKWQATPVDLIFGSNTELRAIAEVYASDDADKKFVSDFVTAWVKVMQLDRFDLK; encoded by the coding sequence ATGTTCAAAAACACACTTCCTATAGTAGCAATATCTGTTGCTTTATCTTCTGCGGCGCTGTCGACTACAGTGCAGGCAAGTGGTGAAGCAAAAACCAACCAATTTTGGTGGCCGGAGCAACTCAACCTGAGTCCGCTCAGGCAACACAGCGAAGAGTCCAACCCTTACGGCGCACAGTTCAATTATGCCAAAGCCTTTGCAACCCTTGATTTAAAACAGCTTAAAAAAGACATTCAGACAACCCTCACCGATTCTCAAACCTGGTGGCCCGCAGACTGGGGACATTACGGCCCGTTAATGATCCGCATGGCCTGGCACAGCGCCGGGGTTTACCGTGTCCATGACGGCCGCGGCGGTGCTGCCGGCGGCCAGCAACGCTTCGATCCGCTGAACAGCTGGCCCGACAATGCCAACCTGGACAAGGCACGGCGGCTACTATGGCCGGTCAAACAAAAATACGGCCGCAAACTTTCCTGGGCAGATTTAATGGTGCTTTCCGGCAATGTTGCCCTTGAATCCATGGGTTTTAAAACCTTTGGTTTTGCCGGCGGCAGAAGCGACGACTGGGAACCTGATTTAGTGTACTGGGGTCCGGAAACCGCCTTTCTGGATGACAAACGCAGAGACAAAAAAGGCAAACTCAAAGGCCCGCTTGCGGCAGTAGAAATGGGCTTAATTTATGTTAATCCGGTAGGACCCCACGGCAATCCCGACCCCCTGCTGGCGGCTAAAGACATCAGAATGTCGTTTGGCCGCATGGCCATGAATGATGAAGAAATTGTCGCCCTGATCGCCGGCGGCCACACTCTGGGTAAGGCCCATGGCGCGAAAAAACCGGATAAATGTGTCGGCGTGGAACCTGCCGCCGCAGAGATTGAAGCACAAGGTTTAGGGTGGAAAAACAAGTGTGGCACAGGTAAAGGTGCAGATACCTCAACCAGTGGTTTAGAGGGTGCCTGGACCGTAACCCCGACCCAGTGGTCATCCAACTTTTTAGACAACCTGATGAACTTTAACTGGATACAAAGTAAAAGCCCTGCCGGCGCCATTCAGTGGATTCCCGACGATAAAGCAGCAGCAAACCTGGTACCGGATGCACATATAGCCAATAAACGTCATGCCCCTATCATGCTCACAACCGACCTGGCATTAAAAGAAGATCCGGGCTTTAGAAAAATTGTCGAGCGCTTTCAAAAAGATCCCAGCGAGTTTGATCGCGCCTTTGCCAGGGCCTGGTTCAAGTTAACTCACCGCGATATGGGCCCCCGGGCAAGATATGTTGGCGCAGAAGTGCCAAGTGAAGTGCTGTTATGGCAAGATCCGCTTCCCGGCGTTAAACACCGGCTTATTAACGCAAAAGATATCGCCAAACTGAAAAAACAACTGCTTGATTCTGGCTTAACCAACTCTGAATTAATCAGAACCGCCTGGGCTGCTGCTGCCAGCCATCGTGTCACCGATATGCGCGGCGGTGTTAACGGCGCCCGCATCAGGCTTGAGCCGCAAAAAAACTGGCAAGTCAATAACCCAGCTGAACTAAACAAAGTACTGGCAAAGCTTGAATCAATCCAGGCGAAATACAACAGCAAATCTGCTAACAAGCAAGTATCGCTGGCAGATTTAATTGTCCTGGGCAGTGCTGCCGCCATTGAAAGCGCGGCAAAACAGGCAGGCCATCACCTTGAAGTCCCCTTTAAGCCCGGGCGCACCGATGCCTCACAAGCGCAAACAGATATTGAATCATTCAATTATTTACAGCCAACAGCAGACGGTTTCCGTAACTATTACAGCAAGACAAGCTATATGTCGCCGGCAGAAATGCTCATCGACAAAGCCAACTTATTAGGTTTGAACGTCCCTGAAATGACGGTACTCGTTGGCGGCATGCGTGCATTAAATGCCAATTATGACGGCTCCGCTTTAGGTGTTTTTACCGACCAGCCAGGCGTATTAACCAATGACTTCTTTGTCAACCTGTTAGACATGTCTACAACATGGACTAAAGCCAAAGGTAATACCGGCATTTATCAAGGTCATGACCGCGCCTCAGGCAAGTTAAAATGGCAAGCTACCCCTGTCGATCTCATTTTCGGCTCTAACACTGAGTTAAGGGCAATTGCTGAAGTCTATGCTTCAGACGATGCCGACAAGAAGTTTGTGAGTGACTTTGTGACAGCCTGGGTCAAAGTCATGCAGTTAGATCGCTTTGACTTAAAGTAA